Sequence from the Saccharothrix australiensis genome:
GATCGCGGACCGGCGCGACGTGACGCCGGACGAGCTGGAGCGCATCACCCACGCGGCGGTGCGCGCGGCCCAGCAGGAGCAGACCGCCGAGCTGCTGGCCGCGCTGGACGGACGCCTGCCCGACCTGTTGGACGAGGCGGTGCTGGCCGAGGAGCTGGCGCGGCGGGGTGTCGGCGGCGCGTCCGTCGAGCAGGTCCGCGAGGCAGTGCGCGAGGTACTGCGTCGGGGCGTTGAGGGTGGTGTGTCCGCGTGACCGCACCCGCTCCAGACCGGACGCCGCTGCGGGGCATCGCGCGGCGGCTCGCCGTGGGCCTGGCGGTGCTCGGCGGCGCGGTGTCCGGGCTGGCCACGGTGGGCGCGATCACCGCCGAGCAGTCCGGCGCGCTCCAGGCCGTGCTGACCACCACGGCCGCCCTCGGCGCGGCCGTCACCTCCGCGCTCGCCGCGCTCGGCGTCGCCCGCCGCGGCGAGCCGCTGGTCACCCCGATGCACGATCCGCGCGACGATGCCGGCCGCCGCCTGGTGCCCGTCGACGCGGGCACGGACGGTGGGCGCTCCGCGCCGTGACCCGAGCAACGACGAGGCCCCGCACCGCCCACCCGTGAGGGTGGCGGTGCGGGGCCTCGTCGTCTCGTCGAACCCCTATCAGCAACGGGACGAGTAGACGCCACCACAGGTTGCCGACGACTGCGAGTCCGCCGCCACCCAGACGACGACCCCCAACGCCACGACCACCGTCGGGACGATGATCAGCGTCCAGACCAGGATGCGGCGGATCGAGTGCAGCAGCACCACCTGTTCGGTCATGGCCTGAGCCACCGCCTGATCCACCGACGACGACCGGATGCGGTGCAGCGACGCCTTGACGTAGTCGCTGTGCCAAGTCGGGCCGGTCGTCGCCTTGCTCGTCGACGGGTCGAACGCGATCGGCATCGGAGCCTGCGGCTCGGACATGCTGTGGCCTCCTCGTGGGTACTGGAGATGACGTCGGGGTGACGGCAGTCCGCGTTACGAACTGCTTCGGCTCGCCGCCGCCAGCGCGCGGACTGCCGCCGGTACGGCGAGCCGATCGGGGTAGGGCACGTTCGATTCGCGAGGTCAGATGATGATGACGTGTGCGGTTTCTCCACCGCGGCGCAGCAGGATCTGGTCGCCGACGACGCTGGCCTCGTAGAGGAGCTTGCCGTACCCGACCATCCGCCGGACCGCTTCGGTCATGGTGATGCCCTCGCGGTCGACGATCATCTGGAGCGCCTGTTCGGTGGCCGGGCTGATGTTGACGCTGAGCCGGGTGGGCTTGTCGACCGGGTTGTCCCCCGTGCGCATCACGTACGGCTGCGCGGGCTGATCCCGGTGTGCACGATCACCGCGCCCGCGTTCTCGTGCTCACGGCCGGCCTCGAACATCCGTACCAGGGAGATCAGCGCCGATGGGACCGCCCACGCGCGGCGGGTGCTCAGCGCGTCGTCGACGCACCGGCTCAGTACCGTGCGGCCGAGGGTGCCGTGCACGCTCGCCGTCGTCAGCAGGACGGCGCAGATTTCCTCCACTGGCCCGATGCGAACCGATGAGCCTCCCGATCCCCGCACCGACCAGGACACTCCGGGCCGCTCGGGCTCGGTCGCGTCGCCGAGCTGCATCACGTGCCCCTGGCGCAGTACGGCCCATGCGCGGCAGCCACCACGCCAGGCGGCGTCGATCATCGGGCCGCCGCCGGAGGTGACCACCACCAGATCCACCGGCGCGTGACCGGCGGCGGCCACCGCCTGTGCCGTCTCCGCCACGGCGGTCTCCGCTCCGCTGTCGACACCGACCTGCGCGCCCGTGCGCGCCGCGAACTGCGCGGCCTGGCGCGCACTCGGGTCGGCGCGGGCTCCGTCGGTGACGGCGACCGCCCACCGGTCACCGGTCACGGCCCGCTCGGCGGCGGTGACGAGCATCGGAGCGGTGCCCTGCTCGTGCGCCTCGTAGATCCCGATCATCCGTGCACCTCTCCGGGCTGCTCGTCCTCGGCGAGGCCGAGGGACTGTCGGATAAGCGCGGCGGCCGTCCGGCACGCCGCGGCCCGCTCGCGCCCGTCGGGCTGGTGGTCCAGCGACCGGGCGAGCGTGTCGAGCAGATCCGCCTCGTCGGCGGCCGGGCCGCCGGTCTGCTGGTAGATCGCGTCCGCGAGGTCGCACTGGCGCACGGCCGCGGCGTGCTCGCCGAGGCCCTGGAGCGCGAGAGCGATGCTGTGGTGGGCGTAGGCGGTGCCGGTCGGCACGCCGAGGCGGGCTCGGACCGCCAGCTCGCGCCGCGCCAGCTTCAGCCCCTGGTGGCAGTCGCCCCGCGCGGTGCGCATCCGGCTCAGGGCGGCCAGCGCGACGGCCTGGCCCATCGCGCTGGCCGTCTCCTCGGCCAGGTGGAGCGCCCCGGTGAGGTCGCGGTCGGCCTCACCATGCCGCCCCTGGTCGCGCCGGACCAAGGCGCGCTGCACCAGCGCCTCCTGGCGGCGGACGGGGTCGAGATCGTCCGCCGCCAGGACCAGCTGGAGGTCGGTGAGCGCGGGCACGTGCTGCCCCAGGCGACGGGCGGTGTCCGCGCGCCGCAGCCGCAGGTGCAGCTGCGCGCCGCGGTCGCCGACGGCCTCCGCGGCGTCGATGCCCACCGACTCGGCGTCCAGCCGCAGCGGCCACACCTCGCGGTGCCGCAGCGTCACGTGCCGGCTCGCCGACGCCAGCGCGATGATCACCTCGTGCCGACCGGCCACGCCCGCGGTCTGCTGCACGACGGCCAGCGTCGGCTGGAGGACACCCAGCCACGTCACCGCCTCATGCCACTCCGCCGCGAACGGCAACGGCACGCCGCCCGGTACAGGTCCCAGGTCGAGCGTGAGCCGTGCGGTCGCGGGGAACAGGATCTCGTCGGCGGCCAGCGCCGCGTGCGCGTACCACCGCATCATGTCCACGTCGGACCAGTCGTAGGGGTCGCGCGCGAACTCGGCCGCCATCATCGGGTGCCGGTCCAGGTACTCGCTGATGGCCGCGACCATCAGCGACGTGATGTTGGGCCGGTCGAAGTAGGCGATCTCCCAACCGGAGCGACGACCACCGCTCATCGTCAGCAGGTACCGCCAGCCGCTCGGACCCGCGCCGTCACGTGCGTACTCCACCGCCTCCAGCCGCACGTCGCCGACGTCACGCCGGGCGATCCGGACCGGCTCCTCGGCATGGGACGGCCCGCTCGGTCGCCACGTCACGAGCCCACACCCCCTCCTGCTCGATGCTGTCGTCGGCGTCGTCCCCGACCTCGACGTCCGCACACCCACTGCGTAACCGCTCGCACAACTGAAGGTGCGCGCTGCCGAACTCCCAGCGGCTCACGGTTTCCTCGATCTTTCCCACAGTCTCTCCATCCTCAGTGGACAGTCATAACCACAGGGCCCCTGCACCACCGCCTACGCGATGTCGGCTACTTGCCGGGCCGGTCGGTGTCGTCCTTGTCCTTGTTCTTGGCAGCGTCGACGGGGCACCCGGTACCCCGCTCGACCCGGCCGGGGTCGGTGGAGAGGTCGCGGACGATCCCGCGCAGCGCCTGCTCCACCCACCACGCCTCCCACTCGTCCCTCTCGTCGCCCATTGGTTCCCTTTCGCACAGATCATCGGCGCTCCCACGGTGTTCTCACCGCACGCAGGGGGGCGGATGCCCCTCCGGGGTCTGGCACGGAGGGGGCACCGCCTACGCCCCCGGTCGGGACTCGGGGGCGTAGGGCGTGCGCGCCGCGCCCCTGGCTGCGCACGCCATACCGGACCGCCGAGGAGGCGGGCGGCCCGCAGCAGCTTCAGCGGCTCGACGCGCCGGCGTCGCCGTCACCGGCCGGGTCGGACTCGGCCAGGTACCGTTCCAGCAGCTCGGTGGTCTCCTCGTCCAGCCCCTGCGCGGGTCTGGGGTCGTCGTCAGCCAGTCGCCATCCCGCCATCGTCTGTCCTCTCTGGATAGTGAGCGGGCTGTGTCCGCCCCTTCGAGGGGAGGCGGGGCGGGCACAGCCGGTGTGCGCGACGGGCGCGCACACCCTCACGAGCCGACGCGGGCCGGCCCGGAGATCACGGGGTCAGGGCACGCCGCCCGCGCGCTCCCGGTTCACGCCGACGGCCTCTGCCGAGGCGGAGACGTCGACCACCACGCCGTCCACCTGGAGCGGCGGCAGGACCAGCATCCGACGCGACATCACCTCGCACAGTCGCGCGAAGGCGCGCGCCTCGCCCGACAGCTCCTCCAACAGCTCGGCCGCAGCGTGCGCCGGGATGTCGTTGCCCAGCAGCCGCACGAACACGTTCGTCAGGGCCGACATCTGCTCGCGGATCACCGCGAGGTCGTCGTCCGTGACCCGCTCGTACCGGCTGGTCTGCCGGGCCGCCATCACGTCGCTCATGCCGCCCACCGCCCGGCGGGCGCGCCGGGCGCGGCAACCCAGCTCGGACGGCGGCCGAACCTCCACCACTCGACAAGATCATCCAGAGCGTTGATCAGCGGGCGGACCATCACGCCGCCTGCCTGTGCTGGCCCGCGCCGGCCACCCAAGCGTGACGCGGTCGACTGGGGGTGCCCGCGCTCGGGCGAGCACCCCCGCCCAGCACTGCGGCACGGTCATGTTGGCGCGTGTCGCAGTGGGGTCGCAGGGCTTCACGGGCGCGCCGCTCAACCTCGGCGTCCAGGCGAGCAGCGGCGCGCCGCGCAACCTCAGCGCGCCAGAGTGCAGCGTCGCGCCGCTCAGCCTCGGCGCTCAGAAGTACAGCGTCGCGCCGCGCGTCGCGCCGCGCGCTGGCCTGGTGCACGCCAAGAAGGATGAGCCCGCAAACGGCGAGGCAGCCCAGGATGTACAACACGAATTGCCATTCAAACGACATGACGGTTCTCCTGACCGACGAGTCGGGGATGAACTGAGAGGGGCCGCAGCAGCGCGAGCAGGTCGCGCACCGACAGTCCGCACAGCTGGGCCAGCGGAGCGATCGCCGCAGCTGGCAACACGACCTCGTGCGATGCCCTTAGGGCAGCCGTGGCGGACACCCAGGCGCGCAGAGGTTGCAGAGCGTCACTACCAGCGAGCGACCGGGCGTCGAGCGAAATGGAGCCGTACGGTCTGATGTCCAGGTCGCGGATTACTCGCTTGATGATGTCTTCGTGGTCGACTTCCAGCACCCAGCTCAACACAGTGAGTCGCCACGACGAAATTTCGCGACGGCCGGTCTCGACCGCTTCGAGCGTACGAGCGGTAAATGGGGTCTCGATGAGATCCTTCACCGCCCGAGCGACGTCTGGTCGCGTGAGGCCGCGCGCGGTCCGGCACTCTTGCAGAACTGCACCCAGTGCTCGCCGATAGCGCATCTCGTCTTGATGCACGTCCCGCCCCGGATCAGTCGCACTCGGACTTGCCTGGTCACGCCGTAGCTAGCCCCCCGGCCACCACAGCTTGAGAAGGTTGCAGCGTCAATCAGTTTCGCGTCGCGGTCAACCCTCATTCGCAATCTGACCCAGTAGCAAGAAACGCGGAAAGTTGAAGATTTAAGCAGTCTGTCCAAATGAGATCCATTGGCACGACGCGTAACGAGCACGTTACCGAGAAGAGTCCGTCCAACCGGGTGCACGGACCAGACCGCCCGACACGAAAGGGTTGACCGCGCCGGTTTCATCGGCCACGGAGGAAGAGCCATGATCGAATGCGCCACGCGGCCCTCCTCTCCGAGGATCACGCCCCGACGTGAGACCATCTCCGTCTGCAAGGCTTCGAACCTTGCGCAAGTTTGAGGCAGCGCGTGCAAGTGTGCAAGTTCCATCCGGGTGAATCGAGAAGAGTCGGAGCACCATGAGCCAGGCCAAAGCGGCAGGTCTCGGCGCGCAGCTGCGCGCCCTGCGGAAGTCCCGCAAGACCTCGATGAAGACGATCGCAAGCAAGTTGGGCTGGAGTGAGTCCAAGGTGTCCCGCATGGAGACCGGTCTCAGGACGGTGGAGTCGGAGGAGGTGGCCGCGTACCTCGCACTGCTGGGCGTCACCGGAGCCGAACGCGAACGGCTGATGGCAATGGCGAGGACCCCGACCGAGCCAGCGTGGCTGGAGACGATCACTGGCCTGCCCGAGAGTTCGATCACGCTGGCGACGTGGGAGTCCCAGGCGCGCTCGCTCACGGACTGGTCGCCGCTGCTGATTCCGGGGCTGCTTCAGACGATGGAGTACGGGCGGGCGTACATGCTCGCCGATCGCATCCCCGAGGCCGAGGTGGGCGTTCGCCTGATGGCACGCCAACACCGCCAGCAGGTGCTCGACCGGATCGACTACACGGCCATCGTTGACGAAACCGTGTTGCACCGACGCGTTGGCAGCGACAGAGTTCGCCGTAACCAGTTGCGCCACCTGCTCGACGTCGCGCACGAGCGTACCGGCGTCTCCATACGCGTCATCTCTGTCAGAGCTGAGGCACATGCTGGTCTGGTGAGCCCCTGGTTGCTCCTGGAGTTCGAAGAGAAACCACCTATGGTCCACATCGAATTGAGCAGGTCAGCCGTGTTCTTCGCAGAACCCGCCCAGACCGACACCTACGTGGCCACGCGCGCCCAGCTTCTTGCGCTTGCGATGGATGAGGGAGACTCGCTGAGGGTGATCGAGCACGCCCTGAGGGAGTGAGGTCCTATGGCACAGCCTGCGCCGTCCGGATGGCGGCGATCCAGCCGCAGCGGGTCGGAGTCGAACTGCGTCGAGATCAAGAGCGGCTTCGGCCTGCTGCGGGACTCCAAGCACCCTGAGGTTGAGCTGCCCATCCACCCGGCCGCGCTGCGTGCGTTCCTGCGCAGCGTGGGTCAGGCCGGCAGCTGACCGTGTCGTGGCTCGCGCCCCGCGGATGGTGGGCGCGAGCCACGACGCTCCGGTAGGCGCGGCGCCCTACGGCCGGTTGGTCCAGGGTCGCACTTCTGCACCACCGCTCACGCATCGCTCACGCAACGGCCCTCCCCGGCCCTGAAAGGGCTGGGGAGGGCCTTGTTCTTGCAGGTCAGAGGGTGGGCCGCCAGGGGCTCGAACCCTGAACCAACGGATTAAAAGTCCGCTGCTCTGCCAGTTGAGCTAGCGGCCCGTCGTCAAGGCTAGTGGAAGACGGCCGCCCGGTTCGATCGTGGTGACGTCACGTGGTGCGCGCCACAGGCGTGTCCGGATCGGTGGGCGCACCCCGACCGGGGCACCGCGGGCCGCACGTCCGGCCAAGCGCGGCCCGCACCCGATTCCGGCTGTGTCGTCCGCCACTGCCCACGCTGGGCGACAATGGCACGGATGTCCATCGCACCAGAGACCACCAAGTCCCTCCGGATCGGCCCGTACGCGGTCGACCCGGCGGTCGTGCTCGCGCCGATGGCGGGCATCACCAACGTCGCCTTCCGGCAGCTGTGCCGGGAGTTCGGCAGCCCCACGTCGCTCTACGTCTGCGAGATGATCACCGCGCGGGCCGTGGTCGAGCGGGACGCCAAGACGATGGAGATGATCACGTTCGGCGAGCACGAGCACCCCCGGTCGCTCCAGCTCTACGGCGTCGACCCCGCCTCCATGAGCGAGGCCACCAAAATCATCGTCGGCGAGGACCGCGCCGACCACATCGACATGAACTTCGGCTGCCCCGTCCCGAAGGTGACCCGCAAGGGCGGCGGCGCGGCGCTGCCGTACAAGCGGCGGCTGTTCCGGGAGATCGTGCGGGCCGCCGTGCGCGCCGCCGAGCCGGCCGGGGTGCCGGTGACGGTCAAGTTCCGGATCGGCATCGACGACGAGCACCTCACCTACCTCGACGCCGGGCGGATCGCCGAGGACGAGGGGGCGCAAGCGGTTGCGCTGCACGCGCGGACCGCCGCCCAGCGGTACTCCGGCCAGGCCGACTGGTCGGCCATCGCGCGGCTCAAGGAGGCGGTCGGCTCGATCCCCGTGCTCGGCAACGGTGACATCTTCAGCGCGCGGGACGCGCTGGACATGGTGGCCCGCACCGGGTGCGACGGCGTCGTGGTCGGGCGCGGCTGCCTGGGGCGGCCGTGGCTGTTCGGCGAGCTCCAGGCCGCCTTCCGCGGCGAGCCGATCCCGCCGGGACCGACGCTGGGCCGGGTCGCCGCGATCCTGGGGCGGCACGGGCGCCTGCTCGCCGACCACCTCGGCGAGGACAAGGGGATGCGCGACCTGCGCAAGCACGTGGCCTGGTACCTGAAGGGCTTCCCGGTGGGCGCGGAGCTGCGGCGCGGCCTGGCGATGGTCTCCACGCTCGGCGAGCTCGACGACCTGCTCGGCGCGCTGGACCCGCACGCCGAGTTCCCGCCGGACGCCGAGGGCCCGCGCGGGCGGCAGGGCTCGCCGGCGAAGGTCGTGCTGCCCGAGGGCTGGCTGGACGACCCGGAGGACGCGACCGTGCCGGTGGGCGCCGACGTGATGCACTCCGGTGGCTGACCCGGTGCTGCGGGTCGCGGCGGTCGCGCTCTGCCTGCTCGCGCTGACCGCCTGCGGCCCGCGGGTGAGCGGCACGGCACGCCCGCTCAAGGTCACCGACGTCGAGCGCGAGCTGGTGACCAGCTACTTCACCGCGTTGAACGAGGCGGGCGCGCAGGGCGTCGCCGAGCAGCGCGAACTGCTCGCCGAGACGCAGCACCCCGACTTCCGCGACGCCGGCTGCGAGCCGCCCGGCGGCACGATCAGGGTCGAGCCGACCCTGTCCACGCTGCGGCTCGACCCGTCCTGGACGCCGCCCGGCGAGGACGAGCACCCGCGCGGCGTGGTGCTGGTGATCGCCGTCACGCTGACCGTCGTGCGGGACGGCGCGGAGGTCGGCAGCCAGATCGGCTCCCAGCACATCGTCCTGCTCAACGGGAAGGCGTACGGGTTCGCGGCCCTGCGCGGGCTGACCCCCGGCGGGGGCGACCACGCACGGCGCACGATCCGGCACGCTGACCGCTGAACGTCACCGTTTCGGAGCAGTGCACGGTCAACCAGTCGAGGGAAATCCTCCTTTGACGCGTCCCCGCCGGCTCAAGCGCCGCCTCCTAGGGGACGACACCTTGGCAAGTAGGGAGGTGAGCGCGATGACCGCACTGCGACCCGAGGTCGCCGACAGCGACCGCGGCCCGGACGACCCGGACCGGACCGCGTCGGAGGGCACCGGTCTGGTGCAGCTGCCCGAGTTCGATCGCCACCGCTGCTCGCCTCCCGAGGCCAGTGGCGGCAGGCGTACCAGCACTGAGGTCGGCGTTCGACCCTGGTCTCCGCGGACCAGGACGTGCAGCCGCCAGGTGCCCGAGCAGCTCCGCCGCGAGGTCGACCCGGCTGCGGCGCGAGCACGCCGAGGCGCCCGCGAGCAGAGCCTGCGGGGACAGCCTGACCGACAGCTACAACCGCAGATACCCTGGACCAGCCGGCTGCTGGACATGGTGCCGCCGAGCACGCGTCCGGCGACGGCCTGGGCCATCGCCCTGATCGACCTGGACTGGTTCAAGCAGGTCAACGACACCTTCGGGCACCTGCTGGGCGACCGGGTCCTCCAGCGGGTCGTCGAGCTGCTCCAGGAGGAGCTGCCGGAGGGCGGGTTTCTGCGCCCGGTACGGCGGCGAGGAGTTCGTCCTGGTGCTGCCGGGGGTGGACGTCCACCCGGCGGGGGTGGCGATCGCCGAGTCGGCGCGGCTGCGTGTCGAGCGTCACGCCTGGGGCGTCCCTGGCACCCGGTTTGCGGGTGACGGTGAGCATCG
This genomic interval carries:
- a CDS encoding helix-turn-helix domain-containing protein, translating into MRYRRALGAVLQECRTARGLTRPDVARAVKDLIETPFTARTLEAVETGRREISSWRLTVLSWVLEVDHEDIIKRVIRDLDIRPYGSISLDARSLAGSDALQPLRAWVSATAALRASHEVVLPAAAIAPLAQLCGLSVRDLLALLRPLSVHPRLVGQENRHVV
- a CDS encoding helix-turn-helix domain-containing protein; protein product: MSQAKAAGLGAQLRALRKSRKTSMKTIASKLGWSESKVSRMETGLRTVESEEVAAYLALLGVTGAERERLMAMARTPTEPAWLETITGLPESSITLATWESQARSLTDWSPLLIPGLLQTMEYGRAYMLADRIPEAEVGVRLMARQHRQQVLDRIDYTAIVDETVLHRRVGSDRVRRNQLRHLLDVAHERTGVSIRVISVRAEAHAGLVSPWLLLEFEEKPPMVHIELSRSAVFFAEPAQTDTYVATRAQLLALAMDEGDSLRVIEHALRE
- a CDS encoding DUF397 domain-containing protein; translation: MAQPAPSGWRRSSRSGSESNCVEIKSGFGLLRDSKHPEVELPIHPAALRAFLRSVGQAGS
- the dusB gene encoding tRNA dihydrouridine synthase DusB encodes the protein MSIAPETTKSLRIGPYAVDPAVVLAPMAGITNVAFRQLCREFGSPTSLYVCEMITARAVVERDAKTMEMITFGEHEHPRSLQLYGVDPASMSEATKIIVGEDRADHIDMNFGCPVPKVTRKGGGAALPYKRRLFREIVRAAVRAAEPAGVPVTVKFRIGIDDEHLTYLDAGRIAEDEGAQAVALHARTAAQRYSGQADWSAIARLKEAVGSIPVLGNGDIFSARDALDMVARTGCDGVVVGRGCLGRPWLFGELQAAFRGEPIPPGPTLGRVAAILGRHGRLLADHLGEDKGMRDLRKHVAWYLKGFPVGAELRRGLAMVSTLGELDDLLGALDPHAEFPPDAEGPRGRQGSPAKVVLPEGWLDDPEDATVPVGADVMHSGG
- a CDS encoding diguanylate cyclase — its product is MTALRPEVADSDRGPDDPDRTASEGTGLVQLPEFDRHRCSPPEASGGRRTSTEVGVRPWSPRTRTCSRQVPEQLRREVDPAAARARRGAREQSLRGQPDRQLQPQIPWTSRLLDMVPPSTRPATAWAIALIDLDWFKQVNDTFGHLLGDRVLQRVVELLQEELPEGGFLRPVRRRGVRPGAAGGGRPPGGGGDRRVGAAACRASRLGRPWHPVCG